GTCtatgtgtttttgttgaagTGTTCTTACATTTTGTCTGAATCGTTGttgtgatttctgttttgtaAAATGCTGTTGCGTTTTCAGttcaataaaattgaattgcccttttatccaaagcacTCCATCAAGGTGCTGGCCTAACCATTGGGAGGATTTGGGGTTGAGTGTCTTGCTCAACTTTGACTTTACCATTGTGGACAGGAGAAGCcggggatcgaaccaccaaccctTTGATTGGTAGACAACCTGCTCTAACTGCTTAGCCTTGCACCTCACGGCCACCATAAAATAATCCCCAAAGTTTGAACATGGAAGTAAGAGACTTGTTTAGGCAGCTAGGTTTTGGATTAcaaataaaagatttttttgcTAGATTTTTTGGTCACCTTCATCAGCTCCTCCAGGCAGGAGAGGTAAATGTTGTAGATGCCCTTTACGGATGGAGGTCCGATGTACTGCTTGATGTCAGCTCTGTCCACAAACGCCAAGTCTATCTTTTCTGTCACATTGGAGGTCGTCAGGATCACCACGTTGGAATGTCTGAAATATCGAAACAAAACTTGTGCAAGTAGGACAAAACAAAAGATTGATGCAAGGATTTTCCAGTGAAGACAGTAATGAAGAGTGACTGTAAGAATGCAAAACTAAGGCTTCTGGTGTCATAggccataataataataatttttacatCCCCACTAGATataaaagagagcgagagagggatATTTTGCTCCCTTACCGTTTGATCTGGTCCAGTTGTGTGAGAACGGAGTTGACCACTCGGATGGCGTCAGAGGGCTCTGTTCCTGCCTGGCAGGCACTCCTAGCTGCTGTCAGACTCTCCACCTACCCAccataaaaaaaattcacaaaagAAGCAGCCTGAGTCGCAGCAAAGACAATCCTGACCATGAAATAACTAAGGTACAACGAGTGCACAAGACAGCCTTCAGTTTTATATCAGTGAATCTGGAAGCCAATCCAAGAAGAAATGTACTCAATAATAAATGGATTTTCTTCGCTCAGATAACATAGAGTTCaataaaaagttaatttccaaGAAGCTGATTTTCACCTCATCAATCAGGACAAACACAAGAGCATCTTTGTCGTCGATCAGTTGTTGGATCTTTTGAAACATCTTCGTGACCAGCTTACCGCTCTGTAACAAAGAGGCACGATGAAAATAATATCAGTTCCATCTAGAACATCCTCCGATTAAATAATGTAACATAAAAAAGGAGCCAGGTGTACCTCTGAGAACCACTTTGAGAACAAGCTGTGGCTGTTTATCTCAACAAATTGCCCATAAGAATACCTGCGGGGAAAGGAGTGTACTTTCAAATGAAAAGAGCAGGTGCTTACTGCTAAAGCGGTTTCAATGAAAGGAGGATTGTCTTACCGACTTGACAGCCTGATTGACAGCTTCTGAGCAAGAGCTTTGCACAGTGACGTTTTCCCTGTGCCAGGGGGTCCTGAATGTTGGCATAAACAAAAGGATAAATCACTTTTTTGCCCATCGTCTTTCACTGAACAGAAGAGCTCTCCAAATTTCTGGGATGATTCcatgtacaatgacaataaaggccatctatctatctcacaACCTCAACCGATTAAAATGACTGTGATTCTTCATTAGTTATTTACCGTGAAGCAGCACAACACGGTTCCACGAAATCAGGTTgctgttgacatttttgtctgAGAAGTAAATTGTTGTTGTGACGTAATCCAGGagctgaaggaaaatgaaaacaatgtgtTGTCTAGCTttgaaaagtgaaaatgttATGTAATAATTTTCTCTCATGTCTCAATGATTTTTACCTGGGTTTTGACTCCACTGTCATATACCAGACTCTCCCAAATCCCATTGAATTCAGCTGTTAAGCAGAAAACAAGTCATTTTAGAGGAAAGATGGAAGTGTAATGAGAAAGAGCTAATAgatgaaaattaaaataatgaaaaataaaatgactcatttatcattattattctgccttacatttacatttgaccAAGCATTTATCGCTTTTGATTATGGAATCCATATCCCTTGTAAGAGTAAaggtggttatgacacaattgtagttttaacagagaaaagaggctTTGGTCAGGTTGGATTCACATTGGTTAGGATGGATTCCAATGAACTTCAGGTTTTTACagcaaaaaagtaacaaaacatTTACAGAAGCATATTAAACCACTCCTGCTACATAATCTACTTTTCCAGTGACCATTCATATTAGAACTAAACCAATAAATGggctgatatttttttttttattattacttattcAAGATATACTGGAGTGTGTTTATATGTAGGCCAATAAGTAACAATGTAACTAAAACtatgtttatttattcaacGTGCTATCTTCCACAATGTCCGATGTTACCTGCTGGCAGCAACCAGTGATTGGCTGCTGAAagctcctcatcctcctccaaaCTGAGCGTGCTGGGTCCATCCTCATTCAGAGTGAAGATGTGAATGGAGACAGAGCAGCTCTTTAAATCAAGGGGctgagtgggggggggggcatggaAAAAGAATAAACAACTGCAAAGCAATATTACTTcattatgaaaaagaaaaaaaacaatgatatCGATGATGGAAAATATTCAAAGCAAACCAAAACAACAGACCTGGGTTACCAGTTCCTCAAGATCAACTATAGCCACAGATTCCACATGTTTCTGCAGGAAATCTTCATCAAACTCTGTCCATCTGTAGTTTCCAAAAACCATGCTGTGGCGATTCAGCAGAGCCAGAATATGTATTCTCACTTCAGACAGTTTAGCTGTGCTGATATATGAACAcgaatggaaaaaaataaaatagctgATTATTTACCCACTTGTCATAGCGGATACCATTATACCAAAATGAACGAATATCGGTCATTTAATGCATATCCTTATGTAGGTTATTGTTTGGTAAAGTGTGACTTTATTCTGTTGTTAAAGGGTCGGCTGGCACAAATGCCCAAATCATAATTTCTCATTGCATAGTGCTTTAATATGTTGTGGTCAGTTAAACAGCATTTTGagagtgtgcgtgcgtgttccTTTTTGTATTCATGGTAGGATCTGTGGTTTCTTGTGGACTCCATACACGTATTGACTGACATGTTTTAAACTACTCACTCAGCAAACCCACCTGTGAGATTTAACATGGACCTCCACATGGATGTTTTGTTTCTGGTTTCCCACCTCCATTCTGTCACCGTCCATCCCTGTAAAACTGTGGACATCATATTCCTCACATACAGTAGTTAACTGAACGGTATTCTTTATTATTGTACTTAATTGATAAGTTGTCTTAACCAAAAATAACGTTTAAATTACAtgtcgttagctaacgttaggtaaGTAGGCGATgttgtagctagctaacataaactggctaacgttagcatcctTCAAATAGTTAAGGTAAACATTCTGCTACACCGACAAAACTGAAACCATACCTTACACCATTTACGTTGTCAATCTGATAACTTGCATCAACCAAAGCTCTGGTAACCAAGAAACTTTCGACGGTCCGCTGTGCTGTCAGAAAGCCGAAAGTCGCTCGAATTCAGCGCGCTGATTTGTTACACCGGAAGCACATCGTTTGTTTTGTGGTATCACTTCCGCCTGCCGTTAGCTTAGCTTTCTTGTTGCAAAGATTTGTTGCAAGTAGCTAGTGTTACGCCTGCGACCAGTGGCAACATAATTGGTATAAACACACGTCTTTGGATATAAATAGGAAGagatggggaaaaaacacaagaagCATAAACCGGAGTGGAGAACAGTTGATGGTATGTTTACTATTAGTTGTCGCACCGCTTTTGTTCCAGCTAGCTTTATGTTAGCTAGCTTAGCTGGCTAGCTCAACTGAAAAGACAGTaaatttgtacaaaaaaaatctactcTTATATAACGTTACCCTAATATAGTCCCAAGGACAAATAGCACAGCGGGTTAGGGTTAGACATAGCTAGCTAGGCTTGTGGAATGATCTCCCAATCTAGCTACATCAAACAAAGTCAGTAGAGGAGTGTATAATAATAAAGGCACCTTTGGAGTTTAGTAACGTTAACTTTATAGGATTGTTGAGGTCATTTCGACTTgtgtttgtattacattttaaatcattatATGATAAAGCAGTGTAAACATTGCAATGGTAATTAGATCGATGTTACCAATGTGATGTATTTTATGAGTGTATAtattgtaatgtatgtaatgtcttAACACCGAGGTCCACATTGTAAATAAGTGTTGTATTACGCTTTCATGTGCTTACCTCTGGGTTTAACTAAGCATCCAAAGATGTTTTTacgtatgttgtttttttatatactcAAAATAAAAATCGATCAATCATACCAATACGGTACACGTCCAACATCTCTCTGGTATAATGTCCTGCTATAATCCTAAATTAATCAGTTTTTGTTGTCGTTGGTTGTGCTAGTAAGTTAAGACAGCAAGTTACTTATAGATAGATCTGATAttcatatttttgcattatcattttgaaattgtattttagttTGAACACTAAGTATTACATAACCAGTTAAGCAAAAATACCAGCTATGGAATTACCTACAACCAAACAACACAGTAGAATGCAGTACAACCCTATCACAACATACAATAGAATGTTTTCTACGGACAGAGAAGCTACAGCTTATTATTACAGCCTAACATATTTGGCGTCTAAAGTAATAGCAGACAAAACTTAAAGTATTTCTACAATACTAACTTACTAATAATACTAACTTCACCTACTCCTTCCACAACTTTTCACCTTGTACCATGATTCCTATCTTACCTATCATCTTCATGTTGTCTGTTTTGGTTGTAGACTATGAGGACAAGGCTCTTGAGAAGCCCCTGaagcttgtgctcaaagttggAGGAAGTGAGGTGACAGAGCTCTCTGGTTCGGGCCATGACTCTAGCTACTACGATGACAGATCAGACCATGAGCGAGAACGccacaaagagaaaaagaagaagaagaagaaaaagtctGAAAAGGATAAAGACAAATACGTGGATGATGACGAGAGAAGACGGCGGAAGGTTAGTTTACACATATACCTTATGCATGTGTTTTGTGCCTCTATATGTTAAAACTTGGCTTTCATCCCATCTGAtaggaggaaaagaggaagaagagagagcgagagcagaATGAATTAGAGGCAACAGCCTCTACTGCTGCAACAAGCGTTGGTGTGCCTGTTGAACCTTTCACATTACCAAAAAGTTTAAGTATTGGATTAGAGGTGAGTAAACTTAACTTAAGCCTGAGAATGTGACCAATGCGTTTTAATGTTTTCACTGACAAGTCACTCACATCATGACCTTATCTCATCAGccggaagagaagaaaaagaagagagagagagagtttgagcTAGAGCCTGAAGAGGATGAATTTCACTCCAGTATGAAGTTGGATTTAGAACAGCAAGGAGACAGGCCGGTCCGAGCATGCAGGACACAACAAGGTAAGCATGCCTGTCTATGAGGACAATATAAAAACAAGTTTGACAAGCAAACATTACACTTTGTTTTAGCAACTATTTACTTGTAAATGTGTTAATGCATATccgtatttatttatttttgctcaATGCAGAGAGTGAATGCACTCCTCGTCAACAACTCCTAGAACACTTTCTGAGGCAGTTGCAGAGGTGAGGAACACTGATTCAGTCTAATTGCTGCATCCACCTGTAATGTCAGCCTACTGTCCTTCTAATGCCACAGCACTGCTCCTGAAGGGTTTTAACTAGATCACAGTCAATACTTGAAAGATCCAGAAGTGTAAAGactaaggttaaggttaaggctGATACTAGTCCCTAAAGATGGATGCTGAGGTTTTTGGTTAACCCCTTTTCCCTCTATCACCATCTAGCACATGTACAAAAGAAATATCATAAATGGATTGGCATATTTCCATGATATTTACTGAGCATGATCATACTCCCCAAAACCTAAAACCTTTcaattttttcacatttttttcttatacCACTCTTAAGTTCAAAATTCACCCTTGCATACAGCATGTCTTACGGTTAAATTGACAgacattaatcaacattaaaTAACCTGAGTACATACATTGTCCTAATGGGACAACCTCCGTAAGACTCTAAGAAGAGCTAAATTAGCATTTGTTGTTTGTTCCATGCAACACCTATGTACAAAATATTGTAGAGTGCAATAAATATTGGTGCCTCTGCAGGCTGTAGGCTTTCGGTCTTTAGTCTATTTGAGCGTTTGTTATTGTTAGTGGAGGGTAAGTCCTGT
The DNA window shown above is from Perca fluviatilis chromosome 7, GENO_Pfluv_1.0, whole genome shotgun sequence and carries:
- the trip13 gene encoding pachytene checkpoint protein 2 homolog isoform X2 → MDGDRMEVGNQKQNIHVEVHVKSHSTAKLSEVRIHILALLNRHSMVFGNYRWTEFDEDFLQKHVESVAIVDLEELVTQPLDLKSCSVSIHIFTLNEDGPSTLSLEEDEELSAANHWLLPAAEFNGIWESLVYDSGVKTQLLDYVTTTIYFSDKNVNSNLISWNRVVLLHGPPGTGKTSLCKALAQKLSIRLSSRYSYGQFVEINSHSLFSKWFSESGKLVTKMFQKIQQLIDDKDALVFVLIDEVESLTAARSACQAGTEPSDAIRVVNSVLTQLDQIKRHSNVVILTTSNVTEKIDLAFVDRADIKQYIGPPSVKGIYNIYLSCLEELMKCQIIYPRQQLFTMFELETMGFAKSEVSEHSLNLRNIALKSKGLSGRALRKLPFLSHALFVKTPTVTLERFLEAMDQAVDKQTEEKANLVNGV
- the trip13 gene encoding pachytene checkpoint protein 2 homolog isoform X1; translation: MVFTGMDGDRMEVGNQKQNIHVEVHVKSHSTAKLSEVRIHILALLNRHSMVFGNYRWTEFDEDFLQKHVESVAIVDLEELVTQPLDLKSCSVSIHIFTLNEDGPSTLSLEEDEELSAANHWLLPAAEFNGIWESLVYDSGVKTQLLDYVTTTIYFSDKNVNSNLISWNRVVLLHGPPGTGKTSLCKALAQKLSIRLSSRYSYGQFVEINSHSLFSKWFSESGKLVTKMFQKIQQLIDDKDALVFVLIDEVESLTAARSACQAGTEPSDAIRVVNSVLTQLDQIKRHSNVVILTTSNVTEKIDLAFVDRADIKQYIGPPSVKGIYNIYLSCLEELMKCQIIYPRQQLFTMFELETMGFAKSEVSEHSLNLRNIALKSKGLSGRALRKLPFLSHALFVKTPTVTLERFLEAMDQAVDKQTEEKANLVNGV